Within the Streptomyces sp. YIM 121038 genome, the region GACGGGGTGCGCCTGTGGCAGTCGCAGCTGGTCAAGGGCGGCGACCCGGCCGTGCCCGTACGTGTCGGTCTGACCGGCCGCAAAACGATCCGTCTTGTCGTCGAGCCGCATGCGCACGGCGACTCGGTGGCCCTCGCGGACTGGGCGCAGTCCCGCCTCCGCTGCACCTGAGCGCTCAGCGCGGCGGGGCCAGCTCCGCCAGGACCTCGTCGACGGTCAGCGCGGCGCCCGCCGCCCGCTCCCGTTCGTAGGCCCCCGGCCCCAGGGCCTGCCTGGCCTCGGTCTCGACCCGCTCGGCCAGGGCCCGCTCCGGCACGGAGCGCTCGTGGCCGCCCCGCCAGCGCGTGGCCCGGGCAAGCAGACGGGTCGCGCGGGCGTGGTCGTGAAGGCGCAGGAACAGCGCGGCGCCCACGTCCACCAGGCTGGCCGTGACCGGCTCCGAGCAGTGGTGGTGCAGGGCGTCGCGCAGCACGTCGGCGAGCAGGGCGAGCCCGGCCTCGGGGCCCGACTCGGCGGCGGTGACCCGGGCCTCCACATTGCCGAGGCCCGCCCCGAACTGCGGCGGCAGCGTGCCGCGCTCGCCCTCCTTGCGGGCCGCGTCGCACAGGGCGCGCGCCCGCACCGCGTCACCGTCGTCGATGGCCAGGGAGGCGCGCATCAGGCAGACGAAGGCGCGGGCGTCCGGGACGCCGAACCGGTCGGCCTCGGCGCTCGCCTCGTCCAGGCCCTTGGCGGCCAGTTCGCGGTCGCCCTCGCGGTAGGCGATCTCGGCGAGGCGGGCGAGCAGGAACGTGGTCTCGGCGTGCGCCCCCACCTCGTGCGCGAGGTGCAGCGCCTCTTCGTACTCCCGGCGCGCGTCCGCGTGGTGGCCGCGGGACATCGCCGCCTCCCCCGCCGCGCTGCTGACCTGCGCGCGCAGCCAGCGGTCGCCCACGCGTCCGCTCAGCGTGCGCAGCTCCCTGAGGTCCTCGTCGACCCCGGCGAGCAGACCGGGCCGGTCGATGACGGTGTGCACCCGGAACATCAGGGTGACCGCGATCTCCCAGTCGCCGCCGAAGCTCCGGCAGTTGGCGACCGCCGTGTCCAGGGACGGCACCACGTTGTGGGGCTCGTCGAGGAAGTACATCGTGAACGGCCAGAGCAGCCCCGGGAAGTGGCCGCTCGCGGGCACGGGCCGGGCCAGGGTGTCCCGGACGCGGCGGATGTACCGCCGGGCGTCGCCGTCGGCGAGCACGCCCGCGGGCCGCGCCTCCACCGTCAGGAACAGGTGCAGCATCCGCAGGGCCATCCGGGGCCAGTACGTCGGGCTGTCCTCGTCGGCGAGGTCGGCGTCGAGCCCGGCGGCTCCGGGGGCGAGCGGAGAGGCGGCGAGGGGCGACGGCTCGGCCGCGGCCTCCGGGGGCTCGGGCCGCGCGATGGCGCTCAGGACGCGGCCGACCCAGTCCGAGCCCTCCGTCGGGTAGTTGCGCAGCCACCAGAACCAGCCCATGCCGAGGGCGAGGGCGGTGGCCCGCTCCTCGTCCCGGCGCTCGACGGCGCGGTGCAGGGCCGCGCGGATGTTGTCGAGCTCGGCCTCCAGGCGGCGGATCCACGGCAGTTGCCCGGCGGAGCGCAGCAGCGGCTCGGCGCGCTCCACGAGGGCGCGCACATACGCGCCGTGGCGGTCCTCGGCGGCGGCGCGCGCGGCGGGGGTCTCGGCGGCGCGCTCGGTCGCGTACTCGTGGATGGTCTCCAGCATGCGGTAGCGCATGTCGGGGTCCTCGGGTCCGGCGCCGGGGGTCGCGACGACGAGGGACTTGTCGACGAGGGCGCCGATGAGGTCGGCGGCAGGGCCGGTGCACACGGCCTCGGCGGCCTCCAGGTCCCAGCCGCCCGCGAAGACGGAGACCTCGCGCAGGACCGTGCGCTCGGCCTCGTCCAGGAGGTCCCAGGACCAGTCGACGACGGCCCGCAGGGTCTGCTGGCGCGGCAGGGCCGTGCGGGAGCCGCTGGTGAGCAGGCGGAAGCGATCGTCGAGGCGGTCGGCGATCTGCCTGGGGGTGAGCAGCCGCAGCCGGGCGGCGGCCAGCTCGATGGCCAGGGGCAGGCCGTCGAGACGGCGGCAGATCTCGTCGACGGCCGCGGCGTCCGCGGTGGCGTCGAAGCCGGGGCTCGCGGCCGCGGCCCGCTCGGTGAACAGGCGGTGCGCCGGGTCGGGCGGCAGCGGCTCCACGGGGCGCACGGACTCGCCCGGCACGCCCAGCGGTTCCCGGCTGGTCGCGAGGATGGTGAGGTCCGGGCAGCGGGTGAGGAGGGTCTCGGCGAGTTCGGCGGCGGCGCCGATGACGTGTTCGCAGTTGTCAAGGAGCAGGAGCAGGCTGCGCGGGGCGCAGTACTCGACGAGCAGGGCGACGGGGTCGTCCTGAGGAGCGGTCAGCTCGCTCGTGATCAGCACGGTCTCGCGCAGGTCGAGCGCGCTGACGACCGCGCCGGGCACCGCCTCCGGCCGGTCGAGCGGGGCGAGCTCGGCCAGCCATGCGCCGGGATGCCCGGCGGCGGCTTCCTCGGCGAGGCGGGTCTTGCCGGAGCCGCCCGGTCCGGTCAGCGTGACCAGTCGGGCCCTCCGCATGTCCGAACGGATGGCGGCGAGTTCGGGTTCCCGGCCGACGAAAGAGGTCAGACGGGGGCGGATGTTCCCCTTCCGCTCAGGGGGCCGGCCGGGGGCCCGCCGGGCAGCGCGCCCGGGAGCGCGCCCGGAGTGGGCAGGCGCCCGCTCGGAGTGGGCAGGCGCCCGCTCGGAGTGGGCAAGTGCCCGCTCGGAGTGGGCAAGTGCCCGCTCGGAGTGAGCCGGTGTCTGTTCAGGGTGGGCAAGTGCCCATTCAGCGCGGTCGGCCCGTGCCCGTACGTCGGCGCCTCCCCCGGCGGCCGCCCGCGAGGCACCGCCCCCTGTCGGAGGCCCGCCCTCCGGTGGCATCGGCTCCGCCAGCAACTCCGCGTGCAGCGCCCGCAGTTCCCGGCCCGGGTCGGCGCCGAGCCCGTCGGCGAGGGTGCGGCGCGCGTGCTCGTACGCGGCGAGCGCGTCCGCGCCCCGGCCCGCGGCGCGCAGCGCCCGGATCAACAGGGCGTGCAGCGCCTCGTCGTAGGGCTGGGTGGCGGTCAGCTCCCGCAGCTCGGGTACGACGTCCGCGGCCCGGCCGAGCAGCAGGTCCGCCTCGATCCGCGCGCGGGCGGCCTCCGCGCGCCGGGCCTCCGGGCGGGTGGCGGCCGTGCGGTCGGGCAGGTCGGCGAGCGCGGGGCCGTGCCACAGGGCGAGGGCCTCGCGCAGGGTGCGGGCGGCCGCGTCGGGTTCGCCCCGGTCCAGGGCGGCGGTCCCCTCGCGGGCCAGGCGTTCGAAGCGGTGGAGGTCGACGTCGTCGGGGGCGGCGGTGAGGCGGTAGCCGCCGGGCTCCGACGCGATGGCGTCCTTGCCGAGGGCCCTGCGGAGGCGCCCCACGAGGGCCTGGAGCGCGGCCGGGGCGTCCGCGGGCGGGGCGTCCGCCCAGACGTCGTCGACGAGGGTGCCGACGGGGGTGGTGCGGCCCGCGCGGGCGGCCAGGGCCGCGAGGAGGGCGCGCAGGCGGGGGCCGCCCACCGGGACGGGGGCTCCCTCATCGTCGTACGCCTCGGTGGCGCCCAGGACTCGATACCGCACGGGGTCATTCTGGCTCGTCGGGGGCGGGGGTGCCGTCGCGTTTCCCGCGTGCCCTCGCGGGGCGCCCCAGACCCGCCCCTTCCCGGACAAGGTGGCTCCCCCCCCTTGGACCCCCGTTTATCGGCGCTCCGCGCCTCGTCCTCAAACGCCGGACGGGCTGGGTGGTGCCGCTGCGGGCCCGTCCCGAACGCCGCCGCACCCGGGGGGCTGGAAGGTCTCTGGTGCGGCCCGCCCCGAACGCCGCCGCTAGTGCGGCAGCGAGTGCGGTGTCCTGGCCGCCCCCAGGGTGCCCTGTTGCGGGACCACCGTCCCCGTGGGGACGGCCCGTTGGCGTGCCGGTGTGCCGGTCCAGCAGGTGCCGCGCCGGGACAGCAGGCGTCGCAGCCACACCTCCGTGGCGACGAGGTCGGCGAGGCCGTCGAGCGGTACCCGCTCGCCTTCGGCCGCGGCGCGCAGCGCCTTGCGGACGACGCGGGCCTCGACGAGGCCCGCCTGCGCGAGCAGGGGCGTGTCGAAGAGGGCGAGCAGGCCGTCCACCGCCGCGCGCAGGCCGGTGCGGGCCGCCGCCGCGTTCGAGGCGTGGGACGGCGCGCCCCAGCCGGGCGGGAGTTCGCTGACCCCGGCGCCTTCGAGGACCGTGCGCAGGATCTGGGCGCGCGCCCCTGGACGTACCCGTACGGACTCCGGGAGCGCCCGGCAGGCGCGGACGACCTGGTTGTCCAGGAAGGGCGCGTGCAGGCGCTGGAAGCGGACCTCCGCGGCCTGCTCCAGGACGCGCAGGTCTGCCGCGTGCCGGAAGAGGGCGGCCCGCGCGCGGAACTCGCCGGGGCGCTGTCCGGGACCGGGCCCGGGGCGGGTCGTCGTCTCCTGAAGG harbors:
- a CDS encoding BTAD domain-containing putative transcriptional regulator, translating into MRYRVLGATEAYDDEGAPVPVGGPRLRALLAALAARAGRTTPVGTLVDDVWADAPPADAPAALQALVGRLRRALGKDAIASEPGGYRLTAAPDDVDLHRFERLAREGTAALDRGEPDAAARTLREALALWHGPALADLPDRTAATRPEARRAEAARARIEADLLLGRAADVVPELRELTATQPYDEALHALLIRALRAAGRGADALAAYEHARRTLADGLGADPGRELRALHAELLAEPMPPEGGPPTGGGASRAAAGGGADVRARADRAEWALAHPEQTPAHSERALAHSERALAHSERAPAHSERAPAHSGRAPGRAARRAPGRPPERKGNIRPRLTSFVGREPELAAIRSDMRRARLVTLTGPGGSGKTRLAEEAAAGHPGAWLAELAPLDRPEAVPGAVVSALDLRETVLITSELTAPQDDPVALLVEYCAPRSLLLLLDNCEHVIGAAAELAETLLTRCPDLTILATSREPLGVPGESVRPVEPLPPDPAHRLFTERAAAASPGFDATADAAAVDEICRRLDGLPLAIELAAARLRLLTPRQIADRLDDRFRLLTSGSRTALPRQQTLRAVVDWSWDLLDEAERTVLREVSVFAGGWDLEAAEAVCTGPAADLIGALVDKSLVVATPGAGPEDPDMRYRMLETIHEYATERAAETPAARAAAEDRHGAYVRALVERAEPLLRSAGQLPWIRRLEAELDNIRAALHRAVERRDEERATALALGMGWFWWLRNYPTEGSDWVGRVLSAIARPEPPEAAAEPSPLAASPLAPGAAGLDADLADEDSPTYWPRMALRMLHLFLTVEARPAGVLADGDARRYIRRVRDTLARPVPASGHFPGLLWPFTMYFLDEPHNVVPSLDTAVANCRSFGGDWEIAVTLMFRVHTVIDRPGLLAGVDEDLRELRTLSGRVGDRWLRAQVSSAAGEAAMSRGHHADARREYEEALHLAHEVGAHAETTFLLARLAEIAYREGDRELAAKGLDEASAEADRFGVPDARAFVCLMRASLAIDDGDAVRARALCDAARKEGERGTLPPQFGAGLGNVEARVTAAESGPEAGLALLADVLRDALHHHCSEPVTASLVDVGAALFLRLHDHARATRLLARATRWRGGHERSVPERALAERVETEARQALGPGAYERERAAGAALTVDEVLAELAPPR